One window from the genome of Pararhizobium gei encodes:
- a CDS encoding MerR family transcriptional regulator, which yields MTRVRYKVAEAARLAGVSSSTLRLWETQGLVVPDRTVTGHRYYGESDIARLQRVSFLRSERGLNPAAIREALEAEALADGGLPAAAEASTMQVGRKLRSLRHANGKTLEQVSADIGIAPSVLSTLERTSQGVSIAVLHNLADYFGTTVSSLSGEDEPQVRALVRAGEWRAWPRTTSGVTVQLLAEGRNQMDCHRFVLAPGASSEGAYEHDGEEFVHVLSGRVEFVLEAEEFYDLMPGDSLYFESRKRHAWTNRHDGETVLLWINTPPTF from the coding sequence ATGACCAGGGTCCGCTACAAGGTTGCGGAGGCTGCAAGGCTGGCCGGCGTTTCGTCATCGACGCTCCGTCTGTGGGAGACGCAAGGACTGGTTGTTCCCGATCGGACGGTGACCGGACACCGGTACTATGGTGAGAGCGACATCGCGCGTCTCCAACGCGTTTCTTTCCTGCGGTCCGAGCGCGGACTCAACCCGGCGGCCATCCGCGAGGCGCTCGAAGCCGAAGCTTTGGCCGATGGCGGCTTACCTGCCGCTGCGGAAGCCTCCACGATGCAGGTCGGCCGCAAGCTCCGCAGCCTAAGGCACGCGAACGGCAAGACGCTGGAGCAGGTTTCAGCAGACATCGGTATTGCACCGTCGGTTCTTTCGACCCTGGAGCGCACTTCCCAGGGTGTCTCCATTGCAGTGCTGCACAACCTCGCGGACTATTTCGGCACCACCGTCTCCAGCCTGTCAGGTGAGGACGAGCCACAGGTTCGGGCGCTGGTGCGGGCGGGTGAGTGGCGGGCCTGGCCGCGCACGACGTCCGGAGTGACGGTCCAACTCCTGGCGGAAGGGCGAAACCAGATGGATTGCCATCGCTTCGTGCTGGCGCCCGGCGCCTCCAGCGAAGGCGCCTATGAACATGACGGCGAAGAGTTTGTCCATGTGCTTTCCGGCCGTGTGGAATTCGTCCTCGAAGCCGAGGAATTCTATGACCTCATGCCCGGCGACTCGCTCTATTTCGAAAGTCGGAAACGCCATGCCTGGACCAATCGGCATGATGGCGAGACCGTGTTGCTGTGGATCAATACACCGCCGACCTTTTGA
- a CDS encoding 4-aminobutyrate--2-oxoglutarate transaminase: MTSLTDRKNAAISRGVGMTTQIYADRAENAEIWDKDGNRYIDFASGIAVVNTGHRHPRVIEAVKAQIDRFTHTCHQVVPYETYVHLAERLNALLPGDFAKKTIFVTTGAEAVENAVKIARAATGRQAIIAFGGGFHGRTFMGMALTGKVAPYKIGFGAMPGDVFHAPFPIELHGVTVEQALAALKKLFAADVDPGRVAAIILEPVQGEGGFYPAPPAFMRALRDICDQHGILLIADEVQTGFARTGRLFAMELYDVAADLTTMAKSLAGGFPLAAVTGRADIMDAPAPGGLGGTYGGNPLGIAAAHAVLDVIEDEKLCERAEQLGGRLKQRLAAIREQVPEIVDIRGPGFMNAVEFNDVATNLPSADFANRVRLIALDKGLILLTCGVHGNVIRFLAPITIEDAVFAEALDILESAIMQARA; the protein is encoded by the coding sequence GTGACCAGTTTGACCGACCGCAAGAACGCAGCCATTTCCCGCGGCGTGGGTATGACGACTCAGATCTATGCCGACCGAGCGGAAAATGCTGAAATCTGGGACAAGGACGGCAACCGTTACATCGATTTCGCCTCCGGCATCGCCGTGGTCAATACCGGTCATCGTCATCCCCGGGTGATCGAGGCCGTCAAGGCGCAGATCGACCGTTTTACCCATACGTGCCATCAGGTCGTGCCCTATGAAACCTATGTGCATCTGGCCGAGCGCCTCAATGCGCTGCTGCCGGGGGATTTCGCCAAGAAGACGATCTTCGTCACCACCGGCGCCGAGGCTGTGGAAAATGCCGTCAAGATCGCCCGCGCCGCGACGGGTCGTCAGGCGATCATCGCCTTTGGCGGTGGTTTCCATGGCCGCACGTTCATGGGCATGGCCCTGACGGGCAAGGTAGCGCCCTACAAGATCGGTTTCGGCGCCATGCCGGGCGATGTTTTCCACGCGCCTTTCCCGATCGAGCTCCACGGCGTCACTGTCGAGCAGGCGCTGGCGGCCCTGAAGAAGCTTTTTGCCGCCGATGTCGATCCCGGCCGGGTGGCCGCGATTATTCTGGAACCCGTTCAGGGCGAGGGCGGCTTCTATCCGGCGCCGCCGGCCTTTATGCGCGCCCTTCGCGATATCTGCGACCAGCATGGAATTCTCCTGATCGCCGACGAAGTGCAGACCGGCTTTGCCCGCACCGGCAGGCTCTTTGCCATGGAGCTTTACGACGTGGCAGCGGACCTGACGACCATGGCGAAAAGCCTTGCCGGCGGTTTTCCGCTCGCCGCCGTCACCGGCCGTGCCGACATCATGGATGCTCCGGCTCCCGGCGGGCTTGGCGGCACCTATGGCGGCAATCCGCTTGGGATCGCCGCGGCCCATGCCGTGCTCGACGTGATCGAGGATGAAAAGCTTTGCGAACGCGCCGAGCAGCTGGGTGGCCGCCTGAAGCAGAGGCTCGCCGCGATCCGCGAACAGGTCCCGGAGATCGTCGACATTCGTGGCCCGGGCTTCATGAACGCGGTTGAGTTCAACGATGTCGCGACCAATCTGCCGAGCGCCGATTTCGCCAACCGGGTGCGCCTGATCGCGCTGGACAAGGGCTTGATCCTGCTTACCTGCGGCGTCCATGGCAATGTCATCCGCTTTCTGGCGCCGATTACGATCGAGGACGCGGTTTTCGCCGAAGCGCTGGACATACTGGAAAGCGCCATCATGCAGGCGCGTGCCTGA
- a CDS encoding NAD-dependent succinate-semialdehyde dehydrogenase has protein sequence MIFTEALIAHVTRPALLGLTGSPFPYTDKTFEVRNPSSGALLATLPDMSVAETQAAIAEAYTAQFAWAERPAGDRSSMLRRWHDLMVAHIDDLAAILTAEMGKPLSEARSEVQHAAAYIEWYAEEAKRVYGETIPAPTTDRRMLVIKQPVGVVGTITPWNFPASMVARKIAPALAVGCTVVLKPAEQTPLVAYAMHALALCAGFPKGVFNLILASQGDAIGRELCSNARVRKISFTGSTEVGRILMRQCSDQIKKVSLELGGSAPFIVFDDADIDAAVDGAIQAKFRNAGQTCTSANRIYVQTGVHDQFAAKLAKEVGKLTVGDGFSAGVSIGPLIDQAAIEKVERHVNDATAKGATLLCGGNRLSKAFFEPTVLSNVDRTMLVACDETFGPVAPIIRFETMEDVILQANDTIYGLAAYFYATELKKVWRVAEALEYGMIGINTGRMSSEAAPFGGLKQSGIGREGSRHGAEDYLEMKYLCMGNI, from the coding sequence ATGATCTTTACCGAAGCCCTGATCGCCCATGTCACGCGACCGGCGCTGCTGGGGCTGACGGGCAGCCCCTTCCCTTACACCGACAAGACCTTCGAGGTGCGCAATCCCTCCAGTGGCGCCCTTCTCGCCACCCTGCCGGACATGAGCGTTGCAGAAACGCAGGCTGCGATTGCCGAGGCCTACACGGCGCAATTTGCCTGGGCGGAGCGACCGGCGGGGGATCGCAGCAGCATGCTGCGCCGCTGGCACGATCTGATGGTGGCCCACATCGACGATCTTGCGGCGATCCTGACGGCGGAAATGGGCAAGCCTCTGTCGGAAGCGCGATCTGAAGTGCAGCACGCCGCGGCCTATATCGAATGGTATGCGGAAGAGGCAAAGCGCGTCTACGGCGAAACCATCCCCGCCCCCACCACCGACCGGCGCATGCTGGTGATCAAACAGCCGGTCGGTGTGGTCGGCACGATCACACCGTGGAATTTCCCGGCCTCCATGGTCGCACGCAAGATCGCGCCGGCGCTGGCCGTCGGCTGCACCGTCGTGCTGAAACCCGCCGAGCAGACGCCGCTGGTCGCCTATGCCATGCATGCGCTTGCCCTTTGCGCCGGCTTTCCGAAGGGTGTGTTCAATCTCATCCTCGCGTCGCAAGGCGATGCGATTGGCCGGGAACTCTGTTCAAACGCGCGCGTGCGCAAAATCAGCTTCACCGGATCCACTGAGGTCGGGCGGATCCTGATGCGCCAATGCTCGGACCAGATCAAGAAAGTCAGTCTCGAACTCGGCGGCAGCGCGCCCTTCATCGTCTTCGATGACGCGGATATCGACGCAGCTGTGGATGGCGCGATCCAGGCGAAATTCCGCAATGCCGGGCAGACCTGCACCTCGGCAAACCGTATCTACGTCCAAACCGGCGTCCACGACCAGTTCGCTGCAAAGCTGGCGAAGGAAGTGGGCAAGCTGACGGTCGGCGATGGCTTTTCGGCCGGCGTTTCCATTGGGCCGCTGATCGACCAGGCGGCAATCGAGAAAGTCGAACGGCATGTGAATGACGCGACAGCGAAGGGCGCTACTCTGCTGTGCGGCGGCAACCGGTTGTCGAAGGCCTTCTTCGAACCCACCGTTCTATCCAATGTCGACAGGACCATGCTGGTCGCCTGCGACGAGACCTTCGGTCCGGTGGCACCGATCATCCGCTTCGAGACGATGGAGGACGTGATCCTGCAGGCAAATGACACGATCTACGGGCTTGCGGCTTATTTTTACGCGACGGAACTCAAGAAAGTCTGGCGCGTCGCTGAAGCTCTGGAATACGGCATGATCGGCATCAATACAGGCCGCATGTCCTCGGAAGCTGCTCCTTTTGGGGGCCTCAAACAATCCGGCATCGGCCGCGAGGGCTCACGCCACGGCGCCGAAGATTATCTCGAGATGAAATATCTCTGCATGGGGAATATCTGA
- a CDS encoding UdgX family uracil-DNA binding protein (This protein belongs to the uracil DNA glycosylase superfamily, members of which act in excision repair of DNA. However, it belongs more specifically to UdgX branch, whose founding member was found to bind uracil in DNA (where it does not belong), without cleaving it, appears to promote DNA repair by a pathway involving RecA, rather than base excision.), which yields MQTVSLEGKGDLVEWRMAARDLLLAGVPPQEINWRQKDAAALELFPAQTMALPDAINTTQTMTVPKAFLDIAAAAICHSDPGRFQLLYRILWRLQRDRTLLAVRPDVDVVHLHSLEKSVRRDYHKMTAFVRFKEVGQEMMDSRRRFFAWFEPDHHIVARVAPFFQRRFTDMDWVIATPKGIAAWDGKNLKTSTEPGDNPGLTDAADELWRTYFSNIFNPARLKVKAMQAEMPKKYWKNLPEAGLIPGMIAGAQASVVAMAERAASQPPAFHDRLQRTARDGPALPTGVPGALPDSIDALRQQAKSCTRCPLHCKATQTVFGEGPEHAAIMVVGEQPGDQEDLAGRPFVGPAGQVFDAAAKSAGLDRAGLYLTNAVKHFKYEPRGKRRIHQRPNTGEVQQCKWWLKLELDLVKPKLVVAMGATALSALTDGRGKLADLRGRVLDDGEGRSLLVTVHPSYLLRLPDPLKKAEETARFQADIAQATAFGRTG from the coding sequence ATGCAGACCGTCAGCCTTGAAGGAAAGGGAGATCTTGTGGAATGGCGCATGGCGGCGCGCGATCTTCTGCTGGCCGGCGTGCCACCGCAGGAGATCAACTGGCGACAGAAGGATGCCGCCGCTCTGGAACTTTTCCCGGCTCAAACGATGGCGCTGCCGGACGCGATCAACACGACACAGACGATGACGGTCCCGAAAGCCTTTCTCGATATAGCGGCAGCGGCCATTTGCCATTCCGATCCCGGCCGGTTTCAGCTCCTTTACCGCATTCTCTGGCGCTTGCAGCGAGACCGCACGCTGCTTGCGGTGCGGCCGGACGTGGATGTGGTTCACCTGCACAGCCTGGAAAAATCTGTACGGCGCGATTATCATAAGATGACGGCCTTCGTCCGGTTCAAGGAAGTCGGGCAGGAGATGATGGATTCACGACGCCGGTTCTTCGCCTGGTTCGAGCCGGATCACCATATCGTCGCAAGGGTAGCGCCCTTTTTCCAGCGGCGGTTCACCGACATGGATTGGGTCATCGCTACGCCCAAGGGAATTGCGGCATGGGATGGGAAAAACCTCAAGACGTCCACCGAACCCGGCGATAATCCGGGACTGACCGATGCGGCGGACGAGCTCTGGCGCACCTATTTTTCCAATATTTTCAATCCGGCCCGCCTGAAGGTGAAGGCCATGCAGGCGGAAATGCCGAAGAAATACTGGAAGAACCTGCCGGAGGCGGGGCTTATCCCCGGCATGATCGCCGGAGCGCAGGCGAGCGTCGTCGCTATGGCGGAGAGAGCGGCAAGCCAGCCGCCGGCATTTCACGATCGGTTGCAGCGGACGGCAAGAGACGGTCCGGCTCTCCCCACCGGGGTCCCCGGCGCCCTGCCCGATAGCATCGATGCCTTGCGGCAGCAGGCGAAATCCTGCACGCGCTGCCCGCTCCACTGCAAGGCAACGCAGACCGTGTTCGGCGAAGGCCCGGAGCATGCGGCTATCATGGTGGTGGGAGAGCAACCGGGCGATCAGGAAGATCTGGCCGGCCGTCCCTTTGTCGGGCCTGCAGGGCAGGTTTTCGATGCAGCAGCGAAGTCGGCCGGGCTCGACCGTGCCGGCCTCTACCTCACCAATGCCGTGAAGCATTTCAAATACGAGCCGCGCGGCAAGCGGCGAATCCACCAACGCCCGAACACCGGCGAGGTGCAGCAATGCAAATGGTGGCTGAAACTCGAGCTTGACCTGGTCAAGCCGAAGCTCGTGGTCGCCATGGGCGCAACGGCGCTGTCTGCTCTCACGGATGGCCGTGGAAAGCTGGCCGACCTGCGGGGCCGCGTGCTGGATGACGGTGAAGGCCGGAGCCTTCTTGTGACCGTGCATCCATCCTATCTGCTTCGGTTACCGGATCCACTGAAAAAGGCTGAAGAGACTGCGCGGTTTCAGGCCGATATTGCCCAAGCGACCGCTTTCGGCCGCACCGGATGA
- a CDS encoding putative DNA modification/repair radical SAM protein, whose amino-acid sequence MKKSLNERLAILSDAAKYDASCASSGTTKRDSSKTGGLGSTEGSGICHAYAPDGRCISLLKILMTNFCIYDCAYCINRSSSNVERARFSVEEVVWLTLEFYRRNYIEGLFLSSGIIRSSDYTMEEMVRIARELRVTHNFRGYIHLKSIPEASSLLIEEAGLYADRLSINIELPTDSGLAQYAPEKQPANIRKSMGELRLKIEEANDPTLQTKRRKRFVPGGQSTQMIVGADTADDSVILSTSARLYGSYGLRRVYYSAFSPIPDASKTLPLIKPPLMREHRLYQADWLYRFYGFDIAEITENQPGGMLDLKLDPKLAWALANRHRFPVDINTAEREMLLRVPGLGVKAVNGIVSARRYRRLRLEDLGRLRVSLKKVQSFLIAEGWTPHRLIDRPDLRSMFEPKPEQLALL is encoded by the coding sequence ATGAAAAAATCGCTGAACGAAAGATTGGCCATTCTCTCGGATGCAGCCAAGTATGATGCGTCATGTGCTTCAAGCGGCACGACGAAACGTGATTCATCAAAAACCGGCGGGCTGGGATCGACCGAAGGCTCGGGCATCTGCCACGCCTATGCTCCGGACGGTCGATGTATTTCCCTTCTGAAAATCCTCATGACGAATTTCTGCATCTACGACTGCGCCTATTGCATCAACCGGTCGTCCAGCAATGTCGAGCGGGCGCGGTTCAGCGTCGAAGAAGTGGTCTGGCTGACGCTGGAATTTTACAGGCGCAACTATATCGAAGGCCTCTTTCTGTCCTCCGGCATTATCCGGTCATCCGATTACACGATGGAGGAAATGGTCCGGATTGCGCGGGAATTGCGAGTAACGCATAATTTTCGCGGCTATATCCACCTCAAGTCCATTCCGGAAGCATCTTCGCTGCTGATCGAGGAGGCGGGGCTTTATGCCGACCGGCTGTCGATCAACATAGAACTGCCGACCGATAGCGGGCTGGCGCAATATGCGCCTGAGAAGCAGCCGGCGAACATCCGCAAATCAATGGGCGAACTCCGGTTGAAAATAGAGGAAGCCAACGATCCGACGTTACAGACGAAACGGCGCAAGCGCTTCGTGCCGGGCGGGCAAAGTACGCAGATGATCGTCGGTGCCGATACTGCCGACGATTCCGTCATTCTCTCGACCAGCGCCCGGCTCTATGGCAGCTACGGGCTGCGCCGGGTCTATTATTCCGCCTTCAGCCCTATTCCGGATGCGTCCAAGACCCTGCCCCTGATCAAGCCGCCACTGATGCGGGAGCACCGGCTCTATCAGGCGGATTGGCTCTATCGGTTCTATGGCTTCGACATCGCGGAAATCACTGAAAATCAGCCGGGCGGGATGCTCGATCTGAAGCTTGATCCGAAACTCGCCTGGGCTCTTGCCAATCGACACCGCTTCCCTGTCGATATCAACACGGCGGAACGCGAGATGCTTCTGCGGGTGCCAGGGCTTGGGGTCAAGGCTGTCAACGGGATTGTCTCCGCCCGCCGCTATCGCCGCCTGCGGCTGGAGGATCTTGGGCGGCTGCGTGTGTCCCTGAAGAAAGTTCAGTCTTTCCTGATTGCTGAAGGGTGGACGCCGCATAGGCTGATCGATCGTCCCGACCTGCGGTCGATGTTCGAGCCGAAACCCGAACAACTGGCTTTGCTCTGA
- a CDS encoding type 1 glutamine amidotransferase domain-containing protein, with the protein MPSITTSKILILATHGYERSELRVPLDKLKKTGAQVKVASIEKDPIKSWDEKDWGDTVDVDLLAKDVKLEDFDALVLPGGQINPDVLRHDEDAMRIVREFVQSGKVVAAICHAPWLLIEADALRGRNATSYASIKTDMKNAGANWSDEPVVTDKGIITSRKPDDLEMFVNKIIEEIEEGQHDRRAA; encoded by the coding sequence ATGCCTTCCATCACCACATCGAAAATCCTCATTCTCGCCACGCATGGCTATGAACGCTCCGAGCTGCGCGTGCCCCTTGATAAACTGAAGAAGACCGGCGCCCAGGTGAAAGTCGCGTCGATCGAAAAGGACCCGATCAAGAGCTGGGATGAAAAGGACTGGGGCGACACCGTCGATGTCGATCTGCTTGCCAAGGATGTAAAGCTGGAGGATTTCGACGCTCTGGTTCTGCCGGGCGGCCAGATCAACCCGGATGTCCTGCGCCATGACGAGGACGCGATGCGGATCGTCAGGGAATTCGTTCAGTCGGGCAAGGTGGTCGCAGCCATATGCCATGCGCCCTGGCTTCTGATCGAGGCCGACGCCCTGCGCGGCAGGAATGCGACGTCCTATGCATCGATCAAGACCGACATGAAGAATGCCGGTGCAAACTGGTCCGACGAGCCTGTGGTCACCGACAAGGGCATCATCACCTCGCGCAAACCGGACGATCTCGAGATGTTCGTGAACAAGATAATCGAGGAAATCGAGGAAGGTCAGCACGACCGCCGCGCCGCATAA
- a CDS encoding YihY/virulence factor BrkB family protein, producing the protein MEKDLSAERRHERQPKGERPEERGRTADTPNEIPAKGLRDVFWRVVTETIEDRVTLIAAGVAFFILLALFPALAALVSLYGFIADPQTMANHITFLADVLPPGAFDMIITQLNVLVQQKNSSLSLTFLASLAIALWSANSGVKALFDAMNIAYGEAEKRGFIHLNAMSLLFTFGALIFSATFIAAVGVVPALLAYLWLDTWQEILIRFLRWPVLLVVIAVAIGLVYHFGPSRERAKLRWLSWGAVFSTLLWLIASILFSFYLETFADYNATYGALGALIGFMVWTWISMIILIVGAQLNAELEHQTACDTTTGSPKPMGERGAYVADTLGEAID; encoded by the coding sequence ATGGAAAAGGACTTGAGTGCCGAACGCCGCCATGAGCGACAGCCGAAAGGCGAGCGCCCGGAAGAGCGTGGCCGGACTGCGGATACGCCGAATGAAATTCCCGCAAAAGGGCTGCGCGATGTTTTCTGGAGAGTGGTTACCGAAACAATCGAGGATCGGGTGACGCTGATTGCGGCCGGTGTTGCCTTCTTTATCCTGTTGGCCCTTTTTCCGGCTCTGGCCGCGCTGGTTTCGCTTTACGGCTTCATCGCCGATCCACAAACCATGGCGAACCACATCACTTTTCTCGCCGACGTTCTGCCACCCGGCGCCTTCGATATGATTATTACCCAGCTAAATGTCCTTGTGCAGCAAAAGAACTCCTCCTTGAGCCTGACCTTTCTCGCCAGCCTGGCCATCGCCCTGTGGAGCGCCAATAGCGGGGTCAAGGCGCTTTTCGATGCAATGAATATTGCCTATGGAGAGGCGGAAAAAAGAGGCTTCATCCACCTCAACGCAATGTCCTTGCTTTTTACGTTCGGCGCGCTGATTTTCAGTGCGACATTCATTGCCGCGGTTGGCGTCGTCCCGGCCTTGTTGGCCTATCTCTGGCTGGACACTTGGCAGGAGATCCTCATCCGGTTTCTTCGCTGGCCTGTGCTTTTGGTCGTTATCGCCGTCGCGATTGGCCTCGTCTATCATTTCGGTCCAAGCCGCGAACGGGCAAAACTGCGCTGGCTTAGCTGGGGGGCGGTCTTCAGCACTTTGCTGTGGCTCATCGCGTCGATCCTGTTTTCGTTCTACCTGGAGACGTTTGCCGACTACAACGCGACATATGGTGCCCTGGGAGCATTGATCGGCTTTATGGTCTGGACCTGGATATCGATGATTATCTTGATTGTCGGAGCGCAGCTGAATGCGGAGCTGGAACATCAGACTGCCTGCGACACGACCACCGGCAGCCCCAAGCCAATGGGTGAAAGAGGTGCCTACGTCGCTGACACGCTTGGGGAGGCGATCGACTGA
- a CDS encoding DUF6894 family protein has product MRVHFTFNDGGGIEPDGTFEFKSIEAAKAEALLALTHFLQEDLRRSGVILGSVAGHDEQGKTLFTVTMRVEIEEAGTVVHSK; this is encoded by the coding sequence ATGCGTGTCCATTTCACTTTTAACGACGGCGGCGGTATCGAACCTGACGGCACGTTCGAGTTCAAAAGCATCGAAGCCGCCAAAGCGGAGGCGCTCCTTGCGCTGACGCATTTCCTGCAGGAGGACTTGCGCCGCTCCGGCGTTATTTTGGGAAGTGTTGCCGGTCATGACGAGCAGGGAAAAACCCTGTTCACTGTCACGATGCGTGTGGAGATCGAGGAGGCTGGCACTGTGGTGCACAGCAAATGA
- a CDS encoding DUF2934 domain-containing protein: MSDIEKQIRERAYSLWERGEGVHGRHEDHWRQAERELTGHSRDNGAGTVSPQPETVAVDAGEPPARSGKAEQSQMPVEAGDQSNPVHHNGRLPPNLRPV, translated from the coding sequence ATGTCTGACATTGAAAAGCAGATTCGAGAACGTGCCTATTCGCTCTGGGAAAGGGGAGAAGGCGTGCATGGGAGGCACGAAGACCACTGGCGACAGGCTGAAAGAGAGCTGACCGGTCATTCGCGGGACAATGGTGCCGGGACGGTCTCCCCTCAGCCGGAGACTGTCGCGGTCGATGCGGGCGAACCACCAGCGAGAAGCGGGAAGGCGGAACAAAGCCAGATGCCGGTCGAGGCCGGCGACCAATCCAATCCGGTTCATCACAATGGCCGCCTGCCGCCAAATTTGCGGCCCGTCTAG